A genomic stretch from Eptesicus fuscus isolate TK198812 chromosome 15, DD_ASM_mEF_20220401, whole genome shotgun sequence includes:
- the GOLGA2 gene encoding golgin subfamily A member 2 isoform X5: MLNQLSVFFAPKDHTAPAALPADDTMSPGGVLSPSAASSAQNYDPENVPFVLSESTFSSTESLRQLSQQLNGLVCESASFVNGEGLASSANIKALESRYQELSLALDSSNVTNKQLSSEIEELKRQNQEIADQLEKEKQEYKQKLAKEQGALREQLQIHIQTIGILVSEKTELQTALAHTQQAARQKTGEAEDLAGLLQSSQQRVGDLERTLCAVSTQQKQADRHNKELTKNRDALKLELYKNNKTNEDLKQENSELQEKLRVLVTDKEASQLRVEELQKKLEMSELLLQQFSSQSETPDRKEQLQQALEERAQLETHVEQLKELLKQLQMERDQYAENLKEENAIWQQKMQQMSEQVCKLREEKELSVSQVQELETSLAELRNQIAVPPPQEPPAGPSEAEERLQAQAEQLQQELEVLTGQLRAQIQDNESLSRLNQEQGQRLLELEQEAERWGEQAEMRKQILEDMQSDRTTISRALSQNRELKEQLAELQDSFVRLTNENMEITSTLQTEQYVKKELAKKLGQLQEKLGELKETVELKSQEAQGLQQQRDQYVSYLQQYVAAHQQLAADKEALQKQVLVHAQLLEQQQQEEVQSREEAKQARQALQETQGLLEAVNQQNQQLQAQLSLMALPGEGDGLDGEEMEEEAPRPKLSIPEDLGSREAMVEFFNTALAGAEEERAQLRRELKKQKLHCRHLAQLAAPSQRRLEAETPAPSTEGDSVPAETHQALQVAMDQLQSRFTGVMQENVDLKERVEELEHRCIQLSGETDTIGDYITLYQNQRAVLKERHREKEEYISRLAKDKEEMKVKLLELQELVVRLVGERNEWYGRFLGAAQNPAGEPTTAPPAPQAPQATGAALSQGDLHEVSLADGVEPGPAALENSTAQQIMQLLCELQSPQEYPGLSRNPCIPFFYRADNDAGVKIMVI; encoded by the exons atgctcaaccaactgagcgtATTTTTT GCGCCCAAAGACCACACGGCCCCTGCGGCTCTGCCTGCGGATGACACCATGTCCCCTGGCGGTGTCCTCTCCCCCAGTGCTGCTTCATCAGCTCAG AATTATGATCCTGAAAATGTTCCCTTTGTCCTGTCTGAAAGCAC ATTCTCTTCTACTGAGAGCCTGCGTCAGCTTTCCCAGCAGCTCAACGGTCTCGTATGTGAG TCTGCGTCCTTCGTCAATGGGGAGGGACTAGCATCTTCTGCTAATATAAAGGCTCTGGAG AGCCGGTACCAAGAACTATCCCTAGCCCTGGATTCCAGCAatgtaacaaacaaacaactcagTAGCGAGATAGAGGAATTG AAACGGCAGAACCAGGAAATTGCAGATCAACTAGAAAAA gAGAAGCAGGAATATAAGCAAAAGCTTGCGAAGGAACAGGGGGCGCTGAGAGAGCAGCTGCAG ATTCACATCCAGACCATAGGGATCCTCGTGTCTGAGAAGACGGAGTTACAGACCGCGCTGGCCCACACTCAGCAAGCAGCCAGGCAGAAAACAG GAGAGGCGGAGGATCTTGCTGGCCTCCTGCAGTCTTCCCAGCAGCGCGTCGGAGATCTGGAGCGGACGCTGTGTGCCGTCTCCACGCAGCAGAAGCAGGCGGACAGG CACAACAAAGAACTCACCAAAAACCGTGATGCCCTAAAGCTGGAGTTATACAAGAACAA CAAAACTAATGAAGACCTGAAGCAGGAGAACTCGGAACTGCAGGAGAAGCTTCGGGTCTTGGTGACCGACAAAGAGGCCTCGCAGCTCAGGGTGGAAGAGCTGCAGAAGAAGCTGGAGATGTCGGAGCTGCTGCTGCAACAA TTTTCCAGTCAGTCTGAAACCCCTGACAGGAAGGAGCAGTTACAGCAGGCGCTGGAGGAGCGGGCGCAGCTGGAGACACATGTGGAGCAG CTGAAGGAGTTGCTGAAGCAGCTACAGATGGAGAGAGACCAGTACGCAGAGAATCTGAAAGAAGAGAATGCCATCTGGCAACAGAAGATGCAGCAGATGTCAGAGCAG GTGTGCAAgctgagggaggagaaggagctgAGCGTGAGTCAGGTGCAGGAGCTGGAGACCAGCTTGGCCGAACTGAGGAATCAGATAG ctgtccccccaccccaggagcccCCGGCAGGGCCCTCGGAGGCAGAAGAGCGGCTACAAGCCCAAGCGGAACAGCTACAGCAGGAACTGGAGGTCCTGACAGGGCAGCTGCGGGCCCAAATTCAGGACAATGAAAGTTTGAGTCGCCTGAATCAGGAGCAGGGGCAGCGactgctggagctggagcaggaggccGAGCGCTGGGGCGAGCAGGCGGAGATGCGCAAGCAGATTCTGGAGGACATGCAGAGCGACCGCACCACCATCAGCCGTGCGCTCTCCCAGAACCGCGAGCTCAAGGAGCAGCTGGCTGAGCTGCAGGACAGCTTCGTCAGGCTG ACCAACGAGAACATGGAGATCACCAGCACGCTTCAGACGGAGCAGTATGTCAAGAAGGAGCTGGCCAAGAAGCTGGGCCAGCTGCAGGAGAAGCTGGGGGAGCTGAAGGAGACG GTGGAGCTGAAGAGCCAGGAGGCCCAGGGTCTGCAGCAGCAGCGGGACCAGTACGTGAGCTACCTGCAGCAGTACGTGGCCGCCCACCAGCAGCTGGCCGCGGACAAGGAGGCCCTGCAGAAGCAGGTCCTGGTGCACGCCCAGCtcctggagcagcagcagcaggaggaagtGCAGAGCCGGGAGGAGGCCAAGCAGGCCCGCCAAGCGTTGCAGGAGACCCAG GGGCTCCTGGAGGCTGTCAACCAGCAGAACCAGCAGCTACAGGCCCAGCTGAGCCTCATGGCTCTGCCTGGGGAAG GAGATGGACTGGatggagaggagatggaggaggaggctcCGCGGCCAAAGCTGAGCATACCGGAGGACCTAGGTAGCCGAGAGGCCATG GTGGAATTTTTTAACACGGCCTTAGCCGGTGCTGAGGAAGAACGGGCACAGCTGCGGAGGGAGCTGAAGAAGCAAAAGCTACACTGCCGGCACCTGGCGCAGCTGGCAGCCCCATCCCAGCGCAGGCTGGAGGCGGAGACCCCAGCCCCGAGCACCGAGGGGGACAGTGTGCCTGCGGAGACCCACCAGGCCCTCCAGGTGGCCATGGACCAGCTGCAG AGCCGCTTTACAGGGGTCATGCAAGAGAACGTGGATCTGAAGGAGCGGGTTGAGGAGCTGGAGCATCGCTGCATTCAACTGTCCGGAGAAACAGATACTATTG GAGACTACATCACCCTGTATCAGAATCAGAGGGCGGTACTGAAGGAGCGCCACCGGGAGAAGGAGGAGTACATAAGCCGGCTGGCTAAGGACAAGGAGGAGATGAAG gtgaAGCTACTGGAGCTGCAGGAGCTGGTGGTGCGCCTGGTTGGTGAGCGCAATGAATGGTATGGCAGGTTCCTGGGGGCTGCCCAGAACCCTGCTGGGGAGCCCACGACAGCacccccggccccccaggccccccaggcgACTGGAGCTGCTCTCAGCCAAGGCG ATCTGCACGAGGTGAGCCTCGCGGACGGCGTGGAGCCGGGCCCTGCTGCACTTGAGAACTCCACCGCCCAGCAGATCATGCAGCTGCTGTGTGAGCTGCAGAGCCCCCAGGAGTACCCAGGCTTGAGCAGAAACCCCTGCATCCCCTTCTTCTACCGGGCCGATAACGATGCTGGGGTGAAGATCATGGTGATCTAG
- the GOLGA2 gene encoding golgin subfamily A member 2 isoform X4 has product MWPPRLPPLPEMSEEVRQKKLAEARKKLREFQQQRGIGAPSGAKKKKKVKNGSSPETTTSDGHSPEDAPKDHTAPAALPADDTMSPGGVLSPSAASSAQNYDPENVPFVLSESTFSSTESLRQLSQQLNGLVCESASFVNGEGLASSANIKALEKRQNQEIADQLEKEKQEYKQKLAKEQGALREQLQIHIQTIGILVSEKTELQTALAHTQQAARQKTGEAEDLAGLLQSSQQRVGDLERTLCAVSTQQKQADRHNKELTKNRDALKLELYKNNKTNEDLKQENSELQEKLRVLVTDKEASQLRVEELQKKLEMSELLLQQFSSQSETPDRKEQLQQALEERAQLETHVEQLKELLKQLQMERDQYAENLKEENAIWQQKMQQMSEQVCKLREEKELSVSQVQELETSLAELRNQIAVPPPQEPPAGPSEAEERLQAQAEQLQQELEVLTGQLRAQIQDNESLSRLNQEQGQRLLELEQEAERWGEQAEMRKQILEDMQSDRTTISRALSQNRELKEQLAELQDSFVRLTNENMEITSTLQTEQYVKKELAKKLGQLQEKLGELKETVELKSQEAQGLQQQRDQYVSYLQQYVAAHQQLAADKEALQKQVLVHAQLLEQQQQEEVQSREEAKQARQALQETQGLLEAVNQQNQQLQAQLSLMALPGEGDGLDGEEMEEEAPRPKLSIPEDLGSREAMVEFFNTALAGAEEERAQLRRELKKQKLHCRHLAQLAAPSQRRLEAETPAPSTEGDSVPAETHQALQVAMDQLQSRFTGVMQENVDLKERVEELEHRCIQLSGETDTIGDYITLYQNQRAVLKERHREKEEYISRLAKDKEEMKVKLLELQELVVRLVGERNEWYGRFLGAAQNPAGEPTTAPPAPQAPQATGAALSQGDLHEVSLADGVEPGPAALENSTAQQIMQLLCELQSPQEYPGLSRNPCIPFFYRADNDAGVKIMVI; this is encoded by the exons ATGTGGCCCCCCcgtctccctccccttccagagATGTCGGAAGAAGTCCGACAGAAAAAATTGGCGGAGGCCAGGAAAAAG ttgagAGAATTCCAGCAGCAGCGAGGCATTGGCGCTCCTTCAGGagctaagaagaaaaagaaggttaAAAATGGCAGTAGCCCCGAGACAACCACTTCTGATGGTCACTCGCCTGAGGAT GCGCCCAAAGACCACACGGCCCCTGCGGCTCTGCCTGCGGATGACACCATGTCCCCTGGCGGTGTCCTCTCCCCCAGTGCTGCTTCATCAGCTCAG AATTATGATCCTGAAAATGTTCCCTTTGTCCTGTCTGAAAGCAC ATTCTCTTCTACTGAGAGCCTGCGTCAGCTTTCCCAGCAGCTCAACGGTCTCGTATGTGAG TCTGCGTCCTTCGTCAATGGGGAGGGACTAGCATCTTCTGCTAATATAAAGGCTCTGGAG AAACGGCAGAACCAGGAAATTGCAGATCAACTAGAAAAA gAGAAGCAGGAATATAAGCAAAAGCTTGCGAAGGAACAGGGGGCGCTGAGAGAGCAGCTGCAG ATTCACATCCAGACCATAGGGATCCTCGTGTCTGAGAAGACGGAGTTACAGACCGCGCTGGCCCACACTCAGCAAGCAGCCAGGCAGAAAACAG GAGAGGCGGAGGATCTTGCTGGCCTCCTGCAGTCTTCCCAGCAGCGCGTCGGAGATCTGGAGCGGACGCTGTGTGCCGTCTCCACGCAGCAGAAGCAGGCGGACAGG CACAACAAAGAACTCACCAAAAACCGTGATGCCCTAAAGCTGGAGTTATACAAGAACAA CAAAACTAATGAAGACCTGAAGCAGGAGAACTCGGAACTGCAGGAGAAGCTTCGGGTCTTGGTGACCGACAAAGAGGCCTCGCAGCTCAGGGTGGAAGAGCTGCAGAAGAAGCTGGAGATGTCGGAGCTGCTGCTGCAACAA TTTTCCAGTCAGTCTGAAACCCCTGACAGGAAGGAGCAGTTACAGCAGGCGCTGGAGGAGCGGGCGCAGCTGGAGACACATGTGGAGCAG CTGAAGGAGTTGCTGAAGCAGCTACAGATGGAGAGAGACCAGTACGCAGAGAATCTGAAAGAAGAGAATGCCATCTGGCAACAGAAGATGCAGCAGATGTCAGAGCAG GTGTGCAAgctgagggaggagaaggagctgAGCGTGAGTCAGGTGCAGGAGCTGGAGACCAGCTTGGCCGAACTGAGGAATCAGATAG ctgtccccccaccccaggagcccCCGGCAGGGCCCTCGGAGGCAGAAGAGCGGCTACAAGCCCAAGCGGAACAGCTACAGCAGGAACTGGAGGTCCTGACAGGGCAGCTGCGGGCCCAAATTCAGGACAATGAAAGTTTGAGTCGCCTGAATCAGGAGCAGGGGCAGCGactgctggagctggagcaggaggccGAGCGCTGGGGCGAGCAGGCGGAGATGCGCAAGCAGATTCTGGAGGACATGCAGAGCGACCGCACCACCATCAGCCGTGCGCTCTCCCAGAACCGCGAGCTCAAGGAGCAGCTGGCTGAGCTGCAGGACAGCTTCGTCAGGCTG ACCAACGAGAACATGGAGATCACCAGCACGCTTCAGACGGAGCAGTATGTCAAGAAGGAGCTGGCCAAGAAGCTGGGCCAGCTGCAGGAGAAGCTGGGGGAGCTGAAGGAGACG GTGGAGCTGAAGAGCCAGGAGGCCCAGGGTCTGCAGCAGCAGCGGGACCAGTACGTGAGCTACCTGCAGCAGTACGTGGCCGCCCACCAGCAGCTGGCCGCGGACAAGGAGGCCCTGCAGAAGCAGGTCCTGGTGCACGCCCAGCtcctggagcagcagcagcaggaggaagtGCAGAGCCGGGAGGAGGCCAAGCAGGCCCGCCAAGCGTTGCAGGAGACCCAG GGGCTCCTGGAGGCTGTCAACCAGCAGAACCAGCAGCTACAGGCCCAGCTGAGCCTCATGGCTCTGCCTGGGGAAG GAGATGGACTGGatggagaggagatggaggaggaggctcCGCGGCCAAAGCTGAGCATACCGGAGGACCTAGGTAGCCGAGAGGCCATG GTGGAATTTTTTAACACGGCCTTAGCCGGTGCTGAGGAAGAACGGGCACAGCTGCGGAGGGAGCTGAAGAAGCAAAAGCTACACTGCCGGCACCTGGCGCAGCTGGCAGCCCCATCCCAGCGCAGGCTGGAGGCGGAGACCCCAGCCCCGAGCACCGAGGGGGACAGTGTGCCTGCGGAGACCCACCAGGCCCTCCAGGTGGCCATGGACCAGCTGCAG AGCCGCTTTACAGGGGTCATGCAAGAGAACGTGGATCTGAAGGAGCGGGTTGAGGAGCTGGAGCATCGCTGCATTCAACTGTCCGGAGAAACAGATACTATTG GAGACTACATCACCCTGTATCAGAATCAGAGGGCGGTACTGAAGGAGCGCCACCGGGAGAAGGAGGAGTACATAAGCCGGCTGGCTAAGGACAAGGAGGAGATGAAG gtgaAGCTACTGGAGCTGCAGGAGCTGGTGGTGCGCCTGGTTGGTGAGCGCAATGAATGGTATGGCAGGTTCCTGGGGGCTGCCCAGAACCCTGCTGGGGAGCCCACGACAGCacccccggccccccaggccccccaggcgACTGGAGCTGCTCTCAGCCAAGGCG ATCTGCACGAGGTGAGCCTCGCGGACGGCGTGGAGCCGGGCCCTGCTGCACTTGAGAACTCCACCGCCCAGCAGATCATGCAGCTGCTGTGTGAGCTGCAGAGCCCCCAGGAGTACCCAGGCTTGAGCAGAAACCCCTGCATCCCCTTCTTCTACCGGGCCGATAACGATGCTGGGGTGAAGATCATGGTGATCTAG